One region of Mucilaginibacter gotjawali genomic DNA includes:
- a CDS encoding RHS repeat-associated core domain-containing protein, with protein sequence MGGHTLAPELGYTYITGTNQLQTVVDGNSSNSGLASGTTTYSWDGNGNMLSSTNTVNTQQNKSFTYNLLNLPIVATIPAGTATYTYDATGNKLRKVTVLNGITKTTDYINGIEYDNSTTTIGFIQTEEGKAVPISAGYDYTYYLGDNLGDTRITFDTKTGSATTQQKDDYYPFGLEISRDTIPNPKNEYLYNKKELQEEFTEYDYGARYYDPVIARWNTIDPLAEVSRRWSPYVYAENNPIRFIDPDGMTTEDPTITTLTKNGNVQTVSETSSKTTNGKAKDGIRTVTTKSTSASLNVVQTDEKGSMTVTGASTTTQTTTNTQHYDKENGTWVNNNDSKTTSTTTTGIDGNKFKNVGEVANVVANFGVQNGKDLYSTYRDEGAKGMKVINAGFAAPGAAAGGLNIPGSSALKRLGLSVSPENIMKAFNVGPSNTIIMAVGSYDDKIKNFNETHPPSVRADQHFLYNITFGWLEKIFK encoded by the coding sequence TTGGGGGGCCACACACTCGCGCCTGAATTGGGGTACACCTATATTACCGGTACCAATCAGTTGCAAACGGTAGTTGATGGCAACAGCAGTAACAGCGGGCTGGCAAGCGGCACCACCACCTACAGCTGGGACGGAAACGGCAATATGCTCAGCAGCACCAATACGGTAAACACCCAGCAAAACAAAAGTTTTACCTATAACCTGCTCAACTTACCAATAGTAGCCACCATACCCGCCGGTACAGCTACCTATACCTACGATGCTACGGGAAACAAGCTACGGAAAGTAACCGTACTTAACGGCATAACCAAAACAACCGATTACATTAACGGGATAGAATACGATAACAGCACTACCACCATCGGCTTTATACAAACCGAAGAAGGCAAAGCTGTGCCAATAAGCGCCGGTTATGATTACACCTATTATCTGGGCGACAACCTGGGCGATACCCGCATAACCTTTGATACCAAAACTGGATCGGCAACAACACAGCAAAAAGACGACTATTATCCTTTTGGGTTGGAAATATCAAGAGATACGATACCCAATCCGAAAAATGAATATCTTTACAATAAAAAAGAACTTCAGGAGGAGTTTACCGAATACGATTACGGGGCAAGGTATTATGATCCGGTGATTGCAAGGTGGAATACGATTGATCCGTTGGCGGAAGTTTCAAGAAGGTGGAGCCCTTATGTCTATGCGGAAAATAACCCGATAAGGTTTATTGATCCAGATGGAATGACTACTGAGGATCCTACTATTACAACTTTAACAAAAAACGGAAATGTGCAAACAGTCAGCGAAACTTCATCTAAAACAACTAACGGAAAAGCTAAGGACGGCATTAGAACTGTAACGACGAAATCAACGTCAGCATCTTTAAATGTAGTTCAAACAGATGAAAAAGGATCAATGACTGTCACAGGTGCTTCGACGACAACGCAAACAACTACCAATACACAGCATTATGATAAGGAAAACGGTACTTGGGTAAATAACAATGATTCAAAAACGACTTCAACGACTACTACTGGCATTGATGGTAATAAATTTAAAAATGTGGGTGAGGTAGCCAACGTTGTTGCAAATTTCGGTGTGCAGAATGGTAAAGATTTATATAGTACATATAGGGATGAGGGAGCAAAAGGAATGAAAGTAATAAATGCAGGATTTGCTGCACCTGGCGCAGCTGCTGGCGGTTTAAATATACCTGGCTCAAGTGCATTAAAGAGACTTGGATTAAGTGTGAGTCCGGAAAATATTATGAAAGCTTTTAACGTCGGCCCTTCAAATACAATTATTATGGCAGTAGGTAGTTATGATGACAAAATTAAAAACTTTAATGAAACACACCCACCTTCTGTTAGGGCAGATCAGCATTTTCTTTATAACATTACTTTTGGTTGGTTGGAGAAAATATTCAAATAA
- a CDS encoding DUF4241 domain-containing protein: MALFSNLFNASKQQPEFPACVDYNIILENEIVEGKPVKMVDMGLLNVPTGSIVVCDPLTMPDWPPLNRKIPKGKYPVKIYLADFGNGHLRVTLAHLAIAPGRAARWVLAVRDGEDVTTLKDEADYFGFPVDAGIGCFWDEKTRDAFMKFDSKLYETNGEGVYNLYLENEFKKSANYPGDIGSWATYTIPGTQLNVTMFSSGWGDGRYPAYWGFDKDNQLVSLVIDFIVLLGNEEEEE; this comes from the coding sequence ATGGCTCTATTCAGTAATCTTTTTAACGCATCAAAACAGCAACCTGAGTTCCCTGCTTGTGTTGACTATAATATTATCCTTGAAAATGAGATTGTTGAAGGCAAACCCGTAAAAATGGTGGATATGGGTCTGCTTAATGTGCCCACCGGCTCAATTGTAGTTTGCGACCCTTTGACGATGCCTGATTGGCCGCCACTAAACCGAAAAATACCCAAAGGCAAATATCCCGTAAAAATTTATTTAGCCGATTTTGGGAATGGGCATTTAAGGGTAACGCTTGCTCATCTTGCAATTGCACCCGGCCGGGCCGCACGCTGGGTATTGGCCGTGCGCGATGGCGAAGACGTAACCACCCTGAAAGATGAAGCCGATTATTTTGGTTTCCCCGTGGATGCCGGTATAGGGTGTTTTTGGGATGAAAAGACCCGTGACGCATTTATGAAATTTGACAGTAAGTTATACGAAACCAATGGCGAAGGCGTGTATAACCTTTACCTTGAAAACGAATTCAAAAAAAGTGCGAATTACCCCGGTGATATTGGTAGTTGGGCAACCTACACCATACCTGGGACCCAACTGAACGTAACCATGTTCTCTTCCGGTTGGGGCGATGGGCGTTACCCGGCTTACTGGGGTTTTGACAAAGACAATCAGTTGGTTTCGTTGGTGATCGACTTTATCGTTTTGCTGGGTAATGAAGAAGAAGAAGAATGA
- a CDS encoding DUF6891 domain-containing protein has product MRLYIIILLGFCLFSCNRSAQKQSAAAASKADTAVHKMPDSLKNNIVHEIKLDVKSGFFSAEETLDRVKEVFDGDSLDEQWIVSKINRTYAQAFNAQVQWPTVTAFDRLAKAFDKLNQNHIIALHNQGMTKEDGVDDCTELHNKLKKKGIRTRGYCFYHGQDLDRVIEDKNLYLAFGDFDDNDRKGVAIGKAIVKVLKEQGFKVNWNNSMDSRIEIENLTWRKRFGNGNCSYDRAVKILSGK; this is encoded by the coding sequence ATGCGTTTATACATTATTATTTTATTGGGCTTTTGCCTTTTTTCGTGCAATAGGTCAGCTCAAAAACAGTCGGCCGCGGCCGCCAGTAAGGCGGATACTGCCGTGCATAAGATGCCCGACAGTTTGAAAAACAATATCGTCCACGAAATAAAACTGGATGTTAAAAGCGGGTTCTTTTCTGCCGAAGAAACCCTGGATAGAGTAAAGGAAGTGTTTGACGGTGATTCGCTTGACGAGCAATGGATCGTCAGCAAGATCAACAGAACCTATGCCCAGGCTTTTAACGCCCAGGTACAGTGGCCCACGGTTACCGCTTTTGACCGCCTTGCAAAAGCTTTTGATAAACTTAACCAAAACCACATCATTGCGCTGCATAACCAGGGCATGACAAAAGAAGACGGCGTAGATGATTGCACCGAACTGCACAATAAATTGAAAAAGAAAGGCATACGCACCCGTGGTTATTGCTTTTACCACGGGCAGGACCTCGACCGCGTTATTGAAGATAAAAACCTTTACCTGGCTTTCGGCGATTTTGACGACAACGACCGGAAAGGTGTTGCCATTGGTAAAGCCATTGTAAAAGTATTAAAAGAACAGGGCTTTAAAGTAAACTGGAACAACAGTATGGACAGCCGTATCGAGATCGAAAACCTTACCTGGCGCAAACGGTTTGGCAATGGCAATTGCAGTTACGACAGGGCAGTGAAGATATTAAGCGGCAAATAA
- a CDS encoding IS110 family RNA-guided transposase has protein sequence MLKYSLGMDASMKDIHVCLSVIDSRQQVKVKASSKFANDMQGFKDLLVWLSRHKKESDIPLVNVIEATGVYYEACALFLFKAGFDVAVVLPNKAKKYLQALGLRSKNDKIDAAGLARMGAEQCLELWQPMDEFFYTLRAMTRHHQSLQELKTNINNQLHADEHSIYSTKAVIKQLKKLIATIEKQLKETDQSIHDHLYSNDEVGQRVDHIIDIKGLSYMTVAVVLAETNGFALFKSASQLVRYSGYDIIENQSGGHRGKTKISKKGNSHIRRAMYMPAFNVVRYEKGNFKTFFERILARHHQKMKAYVAVQRKLLVMIYTLWKKNEAFNRDAKINKFGNEETAPSFALTEGQLNEVAPA, from the coding sequence ATGTTAAAGTATTCACTTGGCATGGATGCATCTATGAAAGATATTCATGTCTGCCTTTCGGTAATCGACTCAAGGCAACAGGTAAAAGTAAAAGCCAGCAGTAAATTTGCTAACGACATGCAGGGGTTTAAAGACCTGCTTGTATGGCTATCCCGTCACAAAAAGGAATCAGACATTCCTTTAGTTAACGTGATTGAAGCTACCGGTGTATATTACGAAGCATGTGCCTTGTTTTTGTTTAAGGCCGGATTTGACGTTGCCGTTGTATTACCAAACAAAGCCAAAAAGTATTTACAGGCACTGGGGCTTAGATCGAAGAATGATAAAATAGATGCAGCAGGACTTGCCCGTATGGGTGCTGAGCAATGCCTGGAATTGTGGCAGCCCATGGATGAGTTCTTTTATACACTTAGGGCAATGACCCGTCATCATCAAAGTCTTCAGGAACTCAAAACCAATATCAATAATCAGCTTCATGCCGATGAGCATAGTATTTACAGCACTAAAGCCGTAATCAAACAGCTTAAAAAACTGATTGCTACAATTGAAAAGCAGCTTAAAGAAACCGATCAGAGCATCCATGACCATCTTTACAGCAACGATGAGGTAGGCCAAAGAGTGGATCATATTATTGACATAAAAGGGTTAAGTTATATGACAGTGGCAGTAGTGCTTGCGGAAACAAACGGTTTTGCCTTGTTTAAATCTGCATCGCAACTGGTCAGGTATTCGGGGTATGATATAATTGAAAACCAATCCGGCGGTCATCGAGGAAAAACCAAAATATCCAAAAAAGGCAACAGCCACATCAGGCGCGCCATGTATATGCCGGCATTTAATGTGGTCCGATACGAAAAAGGAAATTTTAAAACCTTCTTTGAGCGGATACTTGCACGGCATCATCAAAAAATGAAAGCCTATGTAGCCGTACAAAGAAAATTACTGGTAATGATCTATACGTTATGGAAAAAGAATGAAGCGTTTAACCGCGATGCCAAGATCAATAAATTCGGAAATGAGGAGACGGCGCCTTCTTTCGCTTTGACCGAAGGTCAACTTAATGAAGTAGCCCCGGCATAA
- a CDS encoding REP-associated tyrosine transposase → MSRKYKFHDQDKLYFVSFAVVNWIDLFIRSEYSEIMIASWKHCQQKKGLEIYGWCIMSSHIHMIIGTHGEKLENIIRDMKKHTSIALREAIEQHPAESRREWMLWMMKRAGKKNSQNVGFQLWQQDNHPIELYDLKILHQKLDYIHYNPVVARIVERPEDYLYSSARDYCGLPGLIDIILVDPLIQ, encoded by the coding sequence ATGAGCCGCAAATACAAATTCCACGATCAGGATAAACTTTACTTTGTAAGCTTTGCTGTTGTAAATTGGATCGACCTTTTCATTCGAAGTGAATATAGTGAGATAATGATCGCCAGCTGGAAGCATTGTCAGCAGAAGAAAGGGCTCGAAATATATGGCTGGTGCATCATGAGCAGCCATATCCATATGATCATCGGCACTCATGGCGAAAAGCTGGAAAACATTATCCGGGATATGAAGAAACATACGTCCATCGCGTTGAGGGAAGCTATTGAACAGCACCCGGCCGAAAGCCGTAGGGAATGGATGCTATGGATGATGAAAAGGGCAGGAAAAAAGAATAGTCAAAATGTCGGTTTCCAGTTGTGGCAACAGGATAACCATCCCATCGAATTGTATGACTTGAAAATATTGCATCAAAAGCTGGATTATATACATTATAACCCAGTAGTGGCCCGGATTGTTGAGAGACCGGAAGATTATTTATACAGCAGCGCCAGGGATTATTGCGGTTTACCGGGGTTAATTGACATAATTTTGGTTGATCCCTTGATACAATGA
- a CDS encoding IS110 family RNA-guided transposase produces MNYNFFIGIDVSKKTLDFAVLKGKELLFKWVSENDESGIRKFWAQLKLQQGFCVNEAIFCMEHTGIYNQHLLSFLYSKKAFVCLEAAVHIKLSSGLQRGKSDQIDAVRIAQYAYKNSMELRLWQPKRQVIQQLKHLSGLRNRVINARKQLTVALNETSGFDKNAARECKKLCKASLKAMDEDIKRIELKMDRVIASDLELKRLFSIVTSVEGIGKVTATEMIITTNEFKDITDPAKFACYSGVAPFEYSSGSSIKGKPRVSHKANKHMKSLLHMAALVAINYNADMKAYYQRKVDQKKNKMLVINAVRNKLIWRVFACVRNDCPYQKNYQIALA; encoded by the coding sequence ATGAATTACAACTTTTTTATTGGTATTGATGTATCCAAAAAGACACTTGATTTTGCCGTCTTAAAAGGCAAAGAATTACTTTTTAAATGGGTGAGTGAGAATGACGAGTCTGGCATCCGGAAGTTTTGGGCGCAGTTAAAGTTACAGCAAGGGTTTTGCGTAAATGAGGCCATATTTTGTATGGAGCATACGGGCATTTACAACCAGCATTTACTGAGTTTTTTGTATTCGAAAAAGGCATTTGTATGCCTGGAAGCAGCTGTCCACATTAAACTCTCGTCCGGATTACAACGAGGCAAAAGCGATCAGATAGATGCTGTCCGGATTGCACAATATGCCTATAAAAACAGCATGGAACTACGGCTTTGGCAGCCAAAAAGACAGGTTATACAGCAGCTTAAACACTTATCTGGCCTTCGAAATAGGGTGATCAATGCTCGCAAACAATTGACAGTTGCCCTTAATGAAACTAGTGGTTTCGATAAAAATGCAGCCCGTGAGTGCAAAAAATTATGCAAAGCCTCTCTTAAAGCTATGGACGAAGACATTAAACGTATTGAGTTAAAAATGGATCGGGTTATAGCCAGTGATCTGGAATTAAAAAGACTTTTTTCAATCGTAACATCCGTTGAAGGCATAGGTAAAGTAACCGCAACAGAAATGATTATTACTACCAATGAGTTTAAAGATATTACCGATCCGGCAAAGTTTGCCTGTTATTCCGGCGTGGCGCCATTCGAATATTCTTCAGGATCAAGTATAAAAGGCAAACCCAGAGTTTCCCATAAAGCTAATAAGCATATGAAAAGCTTATTACACATGGCGGCATTGGTCGCTATAAATTATAACGCAGATATGAAGGCCTATTACCAAAGAAAAGTTGACCAGAAAAAAAATAAAATGCTAGTGATAAACGCCGTAAGAAACAAATTGATATGGCGGGTATTTGCATGTGTTAGAAATGATTGTCCGTATCAAAAAAATTATCAAATAGCTCTTGCTTAA
- a CDS encoding gliding motility protein RemB, which produces MINNTYFVAMQNIYHFPIKKITLIAAIIVFTAQFGKAQSVYLPYSYQLDQKFNSSIYSINSSFHTSLKPFLIDSNIAPRYKELMNVGVDSTRHGWIVRKLLNEHLFDVKTKDYTFYGDYLPDLQLGRDFSDHINTYINTRAYQFGGTVGTKFFFYTSGYENQAKFPTYYNNIIKTVNIVPGQAYDRHPGLTYADWSYVTAIMSYTPIKQLNITLGQDKTFIGDGYRSLLLSDFSPSYPLLRLTANLGKVQYMIQWAYMQDQGAARFDSFGNNRRKWGAFHYLDWNITNRLSFGYFDAIIMSEANDQGSYHGFDPNFINPIVYTNSINSTPSQPDNALMGFTAKYKIFDKSAIYGQLLLDRVSGSGFFSGGNNSNTNGVQLGIRGADLFKVKDLNYLFEFNTVKPYTYASAQPITSYTNFEEPLGDPLGANFREFIGILNYSIGRFDFMGQVNYAKFGTDPANQNFGGDVNKPYVPSSSPTTVGQGVPASVYFGEGTISYLINPKYNLRLEGGALLRAEKTSATDHKTVLITFGLRSTFRDLYHDF; this is translated from the coding sequence ATGATAAATAATACTTATTTTGTTGCGATGCAAAATATCTACCATTTCCCTATTAAAAAAATCACATTAATTGCCGCAATTATTGTGTTTACGGCGCAATTTGGTAAAGCACAATCTGTGTACCTGCCTTACTCGTACCAGCTCGATCAAAAATTTAATTCGAGCATATACTCCATCAACAGTTCGTTCCACACTTCGCTGAAGCCGTTTTTAATCGACAGCAATATTGCACCAAGGTATAAGGAACTGATGAACGTGGGGGTTGACAGCACCCGCCATGGCTGGATCGTACGGAAACTGCTTAACGAGCATTTGTTTGATGTAAAAACAAAAGACTATACGTTTTACGGCGATTACCTGCCCGACCTGCAACTGGGCCGCGACTTTAGCGACCATATTAATACCTACATTAATACCCGCGCCTACCAGTTTGGCGGCACGGTGGGTACCAAGTTTTTCTTTTACACCAGCGGGTACGAGAACCAGGCCAAATTCCCTACCTACTATAACAATATTATAAAAACGGTGAATATAGTTCCCGGCCAGGCCTATGACCGCCACCCGGGGCTGACCTATGCAGATTGGAGCTATGTTACGGCCATCATGTCGTATACACCTATCAAACAGCTGAATATTACGCTGGGCCAGGATAAAACCTTTATCGGCGATGGTTACCGGTCGTTATTGTTGTCTGACTTTTCGCCCAGTTACCCTTTGCTGCGCTTAACGGCCAATTTGGGTAAGGTGCAGTACATGATCCAATGGGCCTATATGCAGGACCAGGGCGCCGCCCGGTTTGATTCATTCGGCAATAACCGCCGCAAATGGGGCGCTTTCCACTACCTGGACTGGAATATCACCAACCGCCTGTCCTTCGGTTATTTTGATGCCATTATCATGAGCGAAGCCAATGACCAGGGCAGTTACCATGGTTTCGACCCCAATTTTATCAACCCTATTGTTTATACCAACTCTATCAACTCAACCCCTTCGCAGCCTGATAATGCTTTGATGGGTTTTACGGCCAAGTATAAAATATTTGATAAATCGGCCATATACGGGCAATTACTGTTAGACAGGGTTAGCGGCAGTGGTTTCTTTTCGGGCGGCAACAACAGCAATACCAATGGTGTACAGCTGGGTATAAGGGGTGCCGACCTGTTTAAGGTGAAGGATTTAAACTACCTGTTTGAATTTAATACCGTAAAACCATATACCTACGCCAGCGCGCAACCTATAACCAGTTACACCAACTTTGAGGAGCCGCTGGGTGATCCATTGGGTGCAAATTTCAGGGAGTTTATAGGCATATTAAATTATTCCATAGGTCGTTTTGATTTTATGGGCCAGGTTAATTATGCCAAATTTGGTACCGACCCAGCTAACCAGAACTTTGGCGGCGATGTTAACAAGCCTTATGTGCCATCGAGCAGCCCGACCACGGTAGGGCAGGGCGTACCCGCCAGCGTATATTTTGGCGAAGGCACTATTTCATACCTGATTAACCCCAAATATAATTTAAGACTGGAGGGCGGCGCTCTTTTAAGGGCCGAAAAAACTTCGGCAACGGATCATAAAACAGTGTTGATCACTTTCGGGCTGCGCAGTACCTTCAGAGATCTGTATCACGATTTTTGA
- a CDS encoding GNAT family N-acetyltransferase — translation MLNLNFTPFPTITTQRLVLRQLQDDDVHELFALRTNELVNRFLYRPVPRSLNDVREFITIVNQITLDNEGLYWVITRKNEDKLLGVINLRNFSPEQYQAEIGYELHPDQQGKGFMHEAITHVLAYGFGRLGLQAIMADTVPGNLRSIRILEKHGFVKNDGEENIYTLSGPDC, via the coding sequence ATGCTTAACCTCAATTTTACGCCATTCCCAACAATAACAACCCAACGCCTGGTGTTAAGGCAATTGCAGGATGATGATGTACATGAACTTTTTGCCCTGCGTACAAACGAGCTTGTGAATCGTTTTTTATACCGGCCCGTGCCGCGGTCATTGAATGATGTCCGGGAGTTTATAACAATAGTAAACCAAATTACACTTGATAACGAGGGGCTTTATTGGGTAATTACCCGCAAAAACGAAGATAAGCTATTGGGTGTTATCAACTTGCGGAATTTTAGCCCGGAACAATACCAGGCCGAAATAGGCTATGAATTGCACCCCGACCAGCAGGGTAAGGGCTTCATGCACGAAGCAATAACCCATGTACTGGCTTATGGTTTTGGCAGGTTAGGTTTGCAGGCCATTATGGCCGATACAGTCCCCGGAAATTTGCGATCCATCCGGATACTGGAAAAGCATGGCTTTGTGAAAAATGATGGTGAGGAAAATATTTATACATTGAGTGGCCCGGATTGTTGA
- a CDS encoding glycosyltransferase family 117 protein — protein sequence MEYKKINNLLGWLCFVIASVTYILTLEPSVSFWDCGEFISCAFRLQVAHQPGYPMFAMLGKVFSLLSMGNNARVPFYTNMMAGLASGATIMFLFWTITMLAKKMLNKGGEAVDQGRMYLIMGAGLVGALAFTFSDTFWFSAVETIVFAISALCTAIVFWAILKWDAHADEPGADRWIIFIAYVIGLSIGIHLLNLLTIPALAMVYYFRRGKNVNAGGAIGTFLIGVLILVFVQYFIRGYTIAIAANFDLFFVNTLGLGFWSGAFFFFFIIAAILVGGIWYGNKYQKPLMTLAFLCVAFVYFGYSSFAYIPIRASAGTNLDNSHPDNAFTLYGYLNRIQYGENPLLYGQYFDAKVVDQTEGNTLYRKGETKYEVSGKKQNYVYDHTTFLPRMYSGDGQDPQFYHEWLQIPDGQAPTFADNMKWMFSWQIYQMYVRYFLWNFVGRYNDADGQQSMTAVDGNWTSGILDGTKHLPKSVVGGPKIPGQGIQLGNTYTPLYALPLILGLFGCVYHFQRKKRDALIVLLLFFLQV from the coding sequence ATGGAATACAAAAAAATTAATAACCTTTTAGGCTGGCTTTGTTTTGTTATCGCCTCAGTTACCTACATTTTAACATTAGAACCTTCAGTAAGCTTTTGGGATTGCGGCGAGTTTATCTCCTGCGCCTTCCGTTTGCAGGTTGCCCACCAGCCGGGTTACCCTATGTTTGCCATGCTGGGCAAGGTATTTTCGCTGTTATCAATGGGCAATAATGCCAGGGTGCCTTTTTATACCAATATGATGGCCGGCCTGGCCAGTGGCGCAACCATTATGTTCCTGTTCTGGACCATTACCATGCTTGCCAAAAAGATGCTTAATAAAGGTGGCGAAGCCGTAGATCAGGGCCGTATGTACCTGATTATGGGCGCCGGTTTGGTTGGCGCACTTGCTTTTACCTTCAGCGATACGTTTTGGTTCTCGGCTGTCGAAACCATTGTATTTGCCATTTCGGCCCTCTGTACGGCCATCGTTTTCTGGGCAATCCTCAAGTGGGACGCCCATGCAGACGAGCCCGGCGCTGATCGCTGGATCATATTTATCGCCTATGTTATCGGCCTTTCTATAGGTATCCACCTGCTAAACTTATTAACTATCCCTGCCCTTGCCATGGTATATTATTTCCGCCGCGGCAAAAATGTTAACGCGGGCGGCGCCATCGGCACCTTCCTCATCGGGGTGCTCATCCTGGTGTTTGTACAATATTTTATCAGGGGATATACCATCGCCATTGCTGCCAATTTCGACCTTTTCTTTGTTAACACCCTTGGCTTAGGTTTCTGGAGTGGCGCGTTCTTCTTTTTCTTCATCATTGCCGCTATCCTGGTAGGCGGTATCTGGTATGGCAACAAGTATCAGAAACCGTTAATGACCCTTGCATTTTTATGCGTGGCCTTTGTATATTTCGGGTACAGCTCTTTCGCCTATATCCCTATCCGCGCAAGTGCAGGCACCAACCTTGATAACTCGCACCCCGATAACGCATTTACCCTATACGGCTATTTAAACCGCATCCAGTACGGTGAAAACCCACTGCTGTACGGCCAGTATTTTGATGCAAAAGTGGTTGACCAAACCGAAGGCAATACCCTTTACCGCAAAGGCGAAACCAAATACGAGGTTTCGGGCAAAAAGCAAAACTACGTTTACGACCATACCACCTTTTTACCGCGTATGTACAGCGGTGACGGACAGGACCCGCAGTTTTACCACGAATGGCTGCAAATTCCGGACGGACAGGCGCCAACCTTTGCTGACAACATGAAATGGATGTTTAGCTGGCAGATCTACCAGATGTATGTGCGTTACTTTTTATGGAATTTTGTTGGGCGGTATAACGATGCCGACGGTCAGCAAAGTATGACTGCTGTTGATGGTAACTGGACCAGCGGCATCCTGGACGGTACAAAACACCTGCCAAAATCTGTTGTCGGCGGTCCAAAAATACCGGGCCAGGGCATCCAGTTGGGCAATACCTACACCCCACTATACGCTTTACCGTTAATATTGGGTTTATTTGGCTGCGTTTACCATTTTCAACGTAAAAAACGCGATGCGCTAATTGTATTGCTGCTCTTCTTTTTACAGGTATAG